Proteins from a single region of Haloarcula laminariae:
- a CDS encoding DNA cytosine methyltransferase, with protein MTRTERKVLDLYAGLGGWSQAFRGHPNWQVTAVDFSEVFERKLWLDDWGFRTLTVESHIQQDIQADIRTLSWEDIGTDYDVILAGPDCRGFTMMNVGDNWIDGEIPDSEAARSSLELLFKTFELIETIAPDYYVIENPTGMAGDYLRAFAEQVDIVHQCQYGKKWQKPTYLAHNIPRFDTRRCSRGADCHVSASRSADAGTQAANIASADRACIPRGLSEAVRNSIEDAYAGHTEQQTLVAVADGGNNHSGDTATDHSEGL; from the coding sequence ATGACCAGGACTGAGCGAAAGGTACTCGACCTCTACGCTGGTCTCGGCGGCTGGAGTCAGGCGTTTCGCGGCCATCCCAACTGGCAGGTGACGGCAGTCGATTTCTCGGAGGTCTTCGAGCGAAAGCTCTGGCTCGATGACTGGGGATTCCGGACACTGACGGTCGAGTCTCACATTCAGCAGGATATCCAAGCCGATATCCGGACGCTTTCGTGGGAGGACATCGGCACCGACTACGACGTTATTCTCGCTGGGCCAGACTGCCGCGGCTTCACGATGATGAACGTCGGGGACAACTGGATTGACGGAGAGATTCCAGACAGCGAGGCTGCTCGTTCGTCGCTTGAACTCCTGTTCAAGACCTTCGAACTCATTGAGACTATCGCACCGGACTACTACGTCATCGAGAACCCGACTGGGATGGCCGGCGACTACTTGCGCGCCTTCGCTGAGCAGGTCGATATCGTCCACCAATGCCAGTACGGCAAGAAGTGGCAGAAGCCGACGTATCTCGCCCATAACATCCCCAGGTTCGACACGCGACGCTGTTCACGCGGTGCAGACTGCCACGTTTCGGCGTCTCGGTCGGCAGACGCCGGGACGCAGGCCGCGAATATCGCCTCTGCAGACCGTGCCTGTATCCCGCGTGGCCTCTCCGAAGCTGTTCGCAACAGTATCGAGGACGCTTACGCTGGACACACTGAACAACAGACCTTGGTAGCAGTCGCTGACGGGGGAAACAACCATTCTGGAGACACGGCGACTGACCACTCGGAGGGGCTGTAA